The following are encoded in a window of Sporichthyaceae bacterium genomic DNA:
- the istB gene encoding IS21-like element helper ATPase IstB: MPSRTTEKPAPTGRETAAEIAYLSRALKTPAIADAAERLAERARTENWTHQEYLAACMQRENATRSASGAEIRIKAARFPARKTLEEFDYEHQRSIRREAIAHLGTLDFIAAKDNAVFLGPPGTGKTHLAIGLGMRACQAGHRVAFATAADWVTRLAAAHQHGVLPAELVKLSRYPLLVIDEVGYLPFDPDAANLFFQLVSSRYERASLIITSNMPFGRWGEVFNDDVIAAAMIDRLVHHAEVHALKGDSYRTRNRDLGRATPASTDHQQ, encoded by the coding sequence CCGCGCCCACCGGGCGCGAGACGGCAGCCGAGATCGCCTACCTCTCCAGAGCGCTCAAGACCCCGGCGATCGCCGACGCCGCCGAACGCCTGGCCGAACGCGCCCGGACCGAGAACTGGACCCACCAGGAATACCTCGCCGCCTGCATGCAGCGCGAGAACGCCACCCGCTCCGCCTCCGGAGCCGAGATCCGCATCAAAGCCGCCCGCTTCCCGGCCCGCAAGACCCTCGAAGAGTTCGACTACGAGCATCAGCGCTCGATCAGACGCGAGGCCATCGCCCACCTCGGCACCCTCGACTTCATCGCCGCCAAGGACAACGCCGTCTTCCTCGGCCCGCCCGGCACCGGCAAAACACACCTCGCCATCGGCCTCGGAATGCGCGCCTGCCAGGCCGGACACCGCGTCGCCTTCGCCACCGCCGCCGACTGGGTCACCCGCCTCGCCGCAGCCCACCAGCACGGCGTGCTGCCCGCCGAGCTCGTCAAACTCTCGCGTTACCCGCTCCTGGTCATCGACGAGGTCGGCTACCTGCCGTTCGATCCCGACGCCGCGAACCTGTTCTTCCAACTCGTCTCGAGCAGGTACGAGCGCGCCAGCTTGATCATCACGAGCAACATGCCGTTCGGCCGCTGGGGAGAGGTGTTCAACGACGACGTCATCGCCGCCGCAATGATCGACCGACTCGTCCACCACGCCGAAGTCCACGCCCTCAAGGGCGACAGCTACCGCACCCGCAACCGCGACCTCGGCCGAGCCACCCCAGCCTCAACCGACCACCAACAGTAA